One Acropora palmata chromosome 2, jaAcrPala1.3, whole genome shotgun sequence genomic window carries:
- the LOC141874907 gene encoding ATP synthase peripheral stalk subunit b, mitochondrial-like, protein MISRLRLASRIGGGAARLFRPARVTVPATTRLMCQVPQVKEETSQPEFGQFFRDVTSLLKEKTGETGQVLLIGGFLAYSLSKELLVIHDETVLAVVMGTTLYFLAQKVSKPIADMLDARYQSILDMFNEGRNAEIQGITKQIEELKKIEYMSTVRKDVIGIYRENNAMSLELDYRNKLHEVVREVKKRLDYQAEIETFQRRTEQLHIIDWVEREVVKSITPQLEKESVSQCIKDLKAMTPA, encoded by the exons ATGATTTCTCGGTTACGTTTGGCTAGTCGAATCG GTGGTGGTGCAGCAAGGCTCTTTCGGCCTGCAAGAGTGAC TGTTCCAGCCACTACAAGATTGATGTGTCAAGTTCCACAAGTAAAAG AGGAAACCTCTCAGCCAGAGTTTGGACAATTCTTTAGAGATGTTACTTCTTTGCTGAAAGAGAAAACTGGAGAAACAG GTCAAGTTCTTCTTATTGGTGGATTTCTTGCTTATTCTCTATCAAAGGAGCTACTTGTGATCCATGATGAG ACTGTCCTTGCTGTGGTTATGGGAACAACTCTCTATTTCCTGGCACAAAAGGTTTCTAAGCCTATTGCAGACATGCTTGATGCTAGATACCAG AGTATACTTGACATGTTCAATGAAGGCAGGAATGCTGAAATCCAAGGCATAACAAAACAGATAgaggaactgaaaaaaattgagtaCATGTCCACTGTTCGCAAGGATGTGATAGGCATTTATCGG GAAAATAATGCGATGTCACTGGAATTGGATTACCGCAACAAACTCCATGAAGTTGTCAGGGAGGTGAAGAAACGATTG GACTATCAAGCAGAGATTGAAACCTTTCAGAGGAGAACAGAACAACTGCATATTATAGATTGGGTGGAACGTGAAGTTGTAAAGAGCATTACACCACAGTTG gaaaaagaaagtgttAGCCAGTGTATTAAAGATCTAAAGGCCATGACACCTGCATaa
- the LOC141874904 gene encoding thymidine phosphorylase-like, giving the protein MSEDSFRIVDLIVKKRDGKELSEDEINHFVKCVTTKSVLDCQIGAMLMAIYLKDMTIVETVHLTKAMMTSGESLMWPTEWKGSVADKHSTGGVGDKVSLPLAPALAVCGVKVPMISGRSLGHTGGTLDKLESIRGFQVNLDSKRICEIVQKVGCCIVGQTDAMVPADKVLYSMRDVTATVSSMPLISSSIISKKACENPTALVLDVKCGKAAFATTEECARDLAQSLVGTCSGLGIKAVVLITAMDAPLGSAIGNSVEVAEAISCLNGEGPRDLKELVCKEGGHLLYTLKKAESVEDGAECIADALKSRKALYKFQEMLEVQGVLPQDAQKLCQPGADPFEVLPLAPRKTELFAKKSGIVKEIDALALAIVTNKLGAGRDEPEGSIDHGVGIVLCVRVGQFIEQSSKWATVYHNGNLNDSLKTSLEKAIKVEQNAGPEDLPIASRIIDVVHGKRQHPASVGQ; this is encoded by the exons ATGTCCGAAGACTCATTCCGCATTGTAGACTTGATCGTCAAAAAACGAGACGGGAAGGAATTATCGGAAGACGAAATCAATCACTTCGTAAAATGTGTGACTACCAAGTCTGTTTTGGATTGTCAAATAGGGGCGATGCTAATGGCGATTTATCTTAAAGACATGACCATTGTGGAGACGGTTCATCTAACCAAAGCAATGATGACTTCTGGTGAGTCCTTGATGTGGCCGACGGAATGGAAAGGGAGCGTTGCAGATAAGCATTCTACAGGCGGAGTTGGCGATAAAGTTAGCCTTCCTCTAGCACCAGCACTCGCCGTTTGTGGAGTAAAGGTCCCAATGATCTCTGGCCGTAGTCTCGGTCACACTG GAGGTACCCTGGACAAACTAGAGTCCATCCGAGGGTTTCAAGTGAATCTTGATTCGAAACGGATCTGTGAAATTGTGCAAAAAGTTGGTTGTTGTATCGTAGGACAGACAGATGCAATGGTTCCTGCTGACAAAGTGTTGTATTCAATGAGGGATGTTACAGCTACAGTTTCCTCAATGCCCCTGATTTCAAGTTCCATCATATCTAAGAAAGCATGTG AAAACCCAACAGCCCTAGTACTGGATGTGAAGTGTGGCAAGGCTGCTTTTGCTACAACAGAGGAGTGTGCACGTGATTTGGCTCAGTCATTGGTTGGAACGTGTTCAGGCCTCGGTATCAAGGCAGTTGTCCTTATCACTGCTATGGATGCTCCACTCGGAAGTGCTATAGGCAATTCTGTGGAAGTTGCGGAAGCTATCAGTTGCTTGAATGGGGAAGGTCCACGTGATTTGAAGGAATTGGTGTGCAAGGAAG GTGGTCATCTCCTATACACTCTGAAAAAGGCAGAGTCAGTGGAAGATGGTGCAGAATGCATAGCTGATGCTCTTAAAAGTAGGAAAGCTCTTTACAAGTTTCAGGAGATGTTAGAAGTACAAGGTGTTCTGCCACAAGATGCCCAAAAACTTTGCCAACCTGGAGCAGACCCTTTTGAAGTCTTGCCTCTTGCCCCCAGGAAAACTGAACTATTTGCCAAAAAGAGTGGTATAGTGAAAGAAATTGATGCCCTTGCATTAGCAATAGTGACAAACAAGCTTGGTGCTGGTAGAGATGAACCTGAAGGCAGCATTGATCATGGTGTTGGCATTGTTCTGTGCGTCAGGGTTGGTCAATTTATCGAGCAGTCCAGCAAATGGGCCACTGTGTATCACAATGGGAATCTTAATGATTCACTAAAGACGTCACTGGAAAAAGCAATCAAAGTTGAACAAAATGCTGGCCCTGAAGACCTCCCAATCGCTTCAAGAATTATTGATGTTGTTCACGGCAAACGACAGCATCCAGCTTCTGTTGGTCAGTAG
- the LOC141874902 gene encoding uncharacterized protein LOC141874902 isoform X1: MLPSISSGNFGIASKPVYGCDSVREIGIVDKTVGPLTVDLDDVAQSKVTFPGLPLISEGSFTSIRSKNSGRPLKKSKVQRSEDKEVLDLKEDSDVQSGLKQKQFQLNCESKNNDRGWFPHELNPRLANSRRNLLHLPKMGLHVLSTSERLLFQQSLGQPLQVLQKRGEKISSDRNGHFMTLGGRTILNNRYRLPPESSLVSSRVPSHSPESSDLHRKGASKHAPGAAFHYRCCCRRHKQGNAQKGSLKSTLQTKERANKEKKEGTLSKQGSRGIILGNEKIVKPSDKPPPKRIVASTGMNTLPYVQKKNKKIVKTLSSDSSSNSYEQKKSLKNIQQHTTQKVTNCLQEPKSEKILPPMIGPTEEGKEGTMICLQDRASNSIHQDAKDEVIEMIDVENEKGNDNSRVQPELLDVESLASSSMAINQQRSPTPRLLKVAHEVPVDSVLATVFRKLDTDCDGHISFPELKKSLPQQLTRQQVNYVKKIYLMACESTFFGLEEFVAVHELCDVLAHSSPIVFNSLSNMDSPAMDVWINNFMESFREADINQRGVIDRQSFETLLAKVINIPQPNSLVIQTVLSNLRKSTDDTISSVELLAIVPFLVSLHQTHQKDTGIKGIIE; encoded by the exons ATGCTCCCTTCAATCAGCTCTGGAAATTTTGGAATAGCTTCAAAACCTGTCTATGGGTGCGACAGCGTTCGTGAAATTGGTATCGTAGACAAAACAGTTGGGCCACTAACTGTGGATCTTGACGATGTGGCTCAAAGCAAAGTGACTTTTCCGGGTTTACCGCTTATTTCAGAGGGTTCTTTTACTTCGATTCGTAGTAAAAATTCGGGAAGACCCCTGAAAAAGTCTAAAGTACAAAGAAGCGAAGACAAGGAG GTGCTTGATCTGAAAGAAGATTCAGATGTGCAAAG tGGTTTGAAGCAAAAGCAATTTCAGTTAAACTGTGAATCAAAAAACAATGATCGTGGATGGTTCCCCCACGAACTCAACCCCCGTCTTGCT AACTCAAGACGCAATCTCTTGCATCTTCCAAAGATGGGGTTGCATGT ATTAAGCACATCTGAACGGTTGCTGTTTCAACAATCATTGGGCCAACCCTTGCAAGTATTGCAGAAAAGAGGAGAGAAG ATTTCAAGTGACAGAAATGGACATTTTATGACTCTTGGTGGTCGCACCATCCTAAACAACAG gTATCGCTTGCCTCCTGAAAGTAGTCTTGTTTCATCAAGAGTGCCTTCACATTCTCCTGAATCAAGTGACCTGCATAGAAAAGGTGCAAGCAAACATGCACCTGGTGCTGCTTTTCACTATAGATGCTGCTGCCGTCGTCATAAACAAGGCAATGCCCAGAAAGGATCATTAAAATCAACTTTGCAAACTAAGGAG AGAgctaacaaagaaaagaaagaaggaacTTTATCCAAACAAGGAAGCCGTGGAATTATACTTGGCAATGAAAAAATAGTAAAGCCTTCTGACAAACCACCACCAAAGAGGATCGTGGCTTCCACTG GAATGAATACTTTACCATATGTACAGAAAAAG aacaagaaaattgtCAAAACACTTTCATCAGATAGTAGTTCAAACTCCTATGAGCAGAAAAAGAGTTTAAAGAACATCCAACAACACACAACACAAAAAGTCACTAATTGTTTGCAAGAgccaaaatctgaaaaaatttTGCCTCCAATGATTGGTCCTACTGAGGAAGGCAAAGAAGGAACAATGATTTGTTTGCAAGATAGGGCCTCAAATAGCATTCACCAGGATGCCAAAGATGAAGTCATTGAAATGATTGACGTAGAAAATGAGAAGGGAAACGATAACAG taGGGTACAGCCAGAACTTTTGGATGTTGAATCTTTAGCAAGTTCTTCAATGGCTATAAACCAGCAAAGGTCTCCTACACCCAGACTTTTAAAG GTTGCTCATGAAGTGCCAGTGGATTCTGTCCTAGCCACTGTTTTTCGAAAACTGGACACTGATTGCGATGG GCACATTTCTTTCCCTGAACTTAAGAAGAGTCTTCCCCAGCAATTGACAAGACAGCAAGTAAACTATGTCAAAAAG ATTTATCTTATGGCTTGTGAGAGCACTTTCTTCGGACTTGAAGAATTTGTAGCTGTGCATGAATTGTGTGATGTTTTGGCTCATTCAAG CCCAATAGTTTTCAATTCTTTGAGTAACATGGACTCTCCAGCTATGGATGTGTggattaataattttatg GAATCATTTAGGGAAGCCGATATAAATCAACGCGGAGTAATAGATAGGCAATCGTTTGAG ACCCTCCTGGCCAAAGTTATCAACATTCCACAACCAAATTCCTTAGTCATCCAAACAGTTCTTAGTAATTTAAGGAAG TCCACAGATGACACGATTAGCAGTGTGGAACTTCTGGCCATCGTCCCTTTCTTAGTCTCATTGCATCAAACGCATCAAAAAGACACAGGCATCAAAGGAATCATAGAGTGA
- the LOC141874902 gene encoding uncharacterized protein LOC141874902 isoform X2 produces MLPSISSGNFGIASKPVYGCDSVREIGIVDKTVGPLTVDLDDVAQSKVTFPGLPLISEGSFTSIRSKNSGRPLKKSKVQRSEDKEVLDLKEDSDVQSGLKQKQFQLNCESKNNDRGWFPHELNPRLANSRRNLLHLPKMGLHVLSTSERLLFQQSLGQPLQVLQKRGEKISSDRNGHFMTLGGRTILNNRYRLPPESSLVSSRVPSHSPESSDLHRKGASKHAPGAAFHYRCCCRRHKQGNAQKGSLKSTLQTKERANKEKKEGTLSKQGSRGIILGNEKIVKPSDKPPPKRIVASTGMNTLPYVQKKNKKIVKTLSSDSSSNSYEQKKSLKNIQQHTTQKVTNCLQEPKSEKILPPMIGPTEEGKEGTMICLQDRASNSIHQDAKDEVIEMIDVENEKGNDNRVQPELLDVESLASSSMAINQQRSPTPRLLKVAHEVPVDSVLATVFRKLDTDCDGHISFPELKKSLPQQLTRQQVNYVKKIYLMACESTFFGLEEFVAVHELCDVLAHSSPIVFNSLSNMDSPAMDVWINNFMESFREADINQRGVIDRQSFETLLAKVINIPQPNSLVIQTVLSNLRKSTDDTISSVELLAIVPFLVSLHQTHQKDTGIKGIIE; encoded by the exons ATGCTCCCTTCAATCAGCTCTGGAAATTTTGGAATAGCTTCAAAACCTGTCTATGGGTGCGACAGCGTTCGTGAAATTGGTATCGTAGACAAAACAGTTGGGCCACTAACTGTGGATCTTGACGATGTGGCTCAAAGCAAAGTGACTTTTCCGGGTTTACCGCTTATTTCAGAGGGTTCTTTTACTTCGATTCGTAGTAAAAATTCGGGAAGACCCCTGAAAAAGTCTAAAGTACAAAGAAGCGAAGACAAGGAG GTGCTTGATCTGAAAGAAGATTCAGATGTGCAAAG tGGTTTGAAGCAAAAGCAATTTCAGTTAAACTGTGAATCAAAAAACAATGATCGTGGATGGTTCCCCCACGAACTCAACCCCCGTCTTGCT AACTCAAGACGCAATCTCTTGCATCTTCCAAAGATGGGGTTGCATGT ATTAAGCACATCTGAACGGTTGCTGTTTCAACAATCATTGGGCCAACCCTTGCAAGTATTGCAGAAAAGAGGAGAGAAG ATTTCAAGTGACAGAAATGGACATTTTATGACTCTTGGTGGTCGCACCATCCTAAACAACAG gTATCGCTTGCCTCCTGAAAGTAGTCTTGTTTCATCAAGAGTGCCTTCACATTCTCCTGAATCAAGTGACCTGCATAGAAAAGGTGCAAGCAAACATGCACCTGGTGCTGCTTTTCACTATAGATGCTGCTGCCGTCGTCATAAACAAGGCAATGCCCAGAAAGGATCATTAAAATCAACTTTGCAAACTAAGGAG AGAgctaacaaagaaaagaaagaaggaacTTTATCCAAACAAGGAAGCCGTGGAATTATACTTGGCAATGAAAAAATAGTAAAGCCTTCTGACAAACCACCACCAAAGAGGATCGTGGCTTCCACTG GAATGAATACTTTACCATATGTACAGAAAAAG aacaagaaaattgtCAAAACACTTTCATCAGATAGTAGTTCAAACTCCTATGAGCAGAAAAAGAGTTTAAAGAACATCCAACAACACACAACACAAAAAGTCACTAATTGTTTGCAAGAgccaaaatctgaaaaaatttTGCCTCCAATGATTGGTCCTACTGAGGAAGGCAAAGAAGGAACAATGATTTGTTTGCAAGATAGGGCCTCAAATAGCATTCACCAGGATGCCAAAGATGAAGTCATTGAAATGATTGACGTAGAAAATGAGAAGGGAAACGATAACAG GGTACAGCCAGAACTTTTGGATGTTGAATCTTTAGCAAGTTCTTCAATGGCTATAAACCAGCAAAGGTCTCCTACACCCAGACTTTTAAAG GTTGCTCATGAAGTGCCAGTGGATTCTGTCCTAGCCACTGTTTTTCGAAAACTGGACACTGATTGCGATGG GCACATTTCTTTCCCTGAACTTAAGAAGAGTCTTCCCCAGCAATTGACAAGACAGCAAGTAAACTATGTCAAAAAG ATTTATCTTATGGCTTGTGAGAGCACTTTCTTCGGACTTGAAGAATTTGTAGCTGTGCATGAATTGTGTGATGTTTTGGCTCATTCAAG CCCAATAGTTTTCAATTCTTTGAGTAACATGGACTCTCCAGCTATGGATGTGTggattaataattttatg GAATCATTTAGGGAAGCCGATATAAATCAACGCGGAGTAATAGATAGGCAATCGTTTGAG ACCCTCCTGGCCAAAGTTATCAACATTCCACAACCAAATTCCTTAGTCATCCAAACAGTTCTTAGTAATTTAAGGAAG TCCACAGATGACACGATTAGCAGTGTGGAACTTCTGGCCATCGTCCCTTTCTTAGTCTCATTGCATCAAACGCATCAAAAAGACACAGGCATCAAAGGAATCATAGAGTGA
- the LOC141874905 gene encoding uncharacterized protein LOC141874905 has translation MEPEFTSGDDEPRGEEESLSKPYKDDVDDDGFSRSDRIKTCLSFAGIAILLHSFTTVAMSASQDILAGTYIPTTTILASHVATMVIVTSSVPWFMQKISYLWRTLIVVFAMASGTIVLMTVQNVYVKIAGVSLNALAHGLGEISFLALSSFFGKISVTSFAAGSGVGILIGPIYYTAMTSWWCIPPQMTLAIISPAVLLALLFYYILDKDRLKPYALLGSAYKKIKSSDSEASDEQASGTNPYDLSLMEKLSAARQILSQILALCSAYAAQYITVQAVFTTIAFGDAPFAPRDHYVYYVLTNSVGEFMLRSYLSIVAWYKPDLIERVVMKRTWIFSLLLLAIMIFSVCASYYHLFNSVWWVILFCFSIGSLTGLVFANTVCAVPFIVDPKYREFCMGLVTIGESLGILIASFAGLAVEPALRKHCSMINKDPSFCYTRHNRYGWNSAVCSAKS, from the exons ATGGAGCCTGAATTTACAAGCGGTGATGACGAACCAAGAGGCGAAGAAGAAAGTTTATCAAAACCCTATAAGGATGACGTCGACGATGATGGCTTTTCCCGAAGTGATCGCATCAAAACCTGCCTCAGTTTTGCCGGCATCGCAATTCTCCTTCACTCCTTCACCACGGTAGCCATGTCAGCATCGCAGGACATTTTAGCGGGAACTTATATACCAACGACAACAATTCTTGCCTCGCACGTCGCTACAATGGTTATAGTGACTTCGTCCGTACCCTGGTTTATGCAGAAAATCTCTTACTTATGGCGCACACTGATCGTGGTTTTTGCCATGGCTAGCGGGACTATAGTGTTGATGACGGTGCAGAATGTCTATGTAAAGATCGCGGGGGTTTCCTTGAACGCACTGGCGCACGGCTTAGGGGAAATATCGTTTCTTGCCCTGTCTTCTTTCTTTGGCAAAATCTCTGTTACATCCTTTGCAGCTGGTAGTGGGGTCGGTATCTTGATTGGGCCAATCTACTATACAG CCATGACGTCTTGGTGGTGCATCCCACCTCAGATGACTCTCGCAATCATATCTCCCGCCGTCCTTCTTGCCTTGTTATTTTACTACATCCTCGATAAAGATCGCCTCAAACCTTACGCTCTTCTCGGTTCAGCTTACAAGAAAATCAAGTCCAGCGACTCAGAAGCCTCCGACGAGCAAGCGTCAGGCACGAATCCTTACGATCTATCTTTGATGGAAAAGTTATCGGCCGCGAGGCAAATCCTCTCACAAATTCTTGCTCTCTGCAGCGCTTACGCAGCACAATACATAACAGTGCAAGCCGTATTCACCACAATCGCCTTTGGGGATGCGCCTTTCGCACCAAGAGATCATTACGTGTATTATGTCCTAACGAACAGTGTGGGCGAATTTATGCTGCGCTCGTACTTAAGCATCGTGGCTTGGTATAAGCCAGATTTAATTGAACGCGTCGTTATGAAGCGCACTTGGATTTTTTCCCTTCTCTTGCTGGCTATAATGATCTTTTCAGTCTGCGCCTCTTACTACCACCTTTTCAACTCCGTCTGGTGGgtaatattgttttgtttttcaattggATCGTTGACGGGCTTGGTTTTCGCTAACACTGTCTGCGCAGTGCCGTTTATTGTTGACCCAAAGTACAGAGAGTTTTGCATGGGTTTGGTGACCATTGGAGAGTCGTTAGGGATCTTAATTGCCAGCTTCGCTGGTCTTGCTGTTGAACCAGCCCTGAGAAAGCACTGCTCCATGATCAACAAAGATCCTTCATTTTGTTACACTCGGCACAACAGATACGGATGGAATTCGGCAGTATGTTCTGCGAAAAGTTGA
- the LOC141874906 gene encoding small ribosomal subunit protein RACK1-like yields the protein MNEGLTLRGTLKGHDGWVTQIATNPQDPDKILSGSRDKKLIVWNLTRDETNYGVAYRALTGHNHFVSDVVMSSDGQFALSGSWDSTLRLWDLNAGVTTRRFVGHTKDVLSVAFSADNRQIVSGSRDKSIKLWNTLGVCKYTIQDEGHSDWVSCVRFSPNSSNPIIVSAGWDKLVKVWNLTNCRLKTNHIGHQGYLNVVTVSPDGSLCASGGKDGMAMLWDLNEGKHLYTLEGGDIINSLCFSPNRYWLCAAVGPTIKIWDLEGKSLVDELTLDVISMGGKPPSADCMSLAWSADGQTLFAGYTDNLIRVWHVTRVGA from the exons ATGAACGAGGGGCTTACTCTACGTGGAACGTTAAAGGGTCACGATGGCTGGGTAACACAAATTGCCACCAATCCTCAAGATCCAGACAAGATTTTGTCCGGTTCTCGGG ACAAGAAACTTATTGTCTGGAACCTGACACGTGATGAGACAAACTATGGTGTCGCATACAGAGCCCTCACAGGACACAACCATTTTGTGTCAGATGTTGTCATGTCATCTGACGGACAGTTTGCCCTTTCCGGGTCCTGGGACTCCACGTTGCGGCTGTGGGATCTTAATGC TGGAGTCACCACACGTCGATTTGTGGGTCACACAAAAGATGTTTTGAGTGTTGCATTTTCTGCAGACAACCGTCAAATTGTATCAGGATCTCGTGACAAATCAATTAAGCTGTGGAACACCCTGGGAGTCTGCAAGTACACAATTCAG GATGAGGGACACTCTGATTGGGTTTCCTGTGTGAGGTTTTCTCCAAACTCCAGCAACCCTATCATTGTGTCTGCTGGTTGGGACAAGCTTGTCAAG GTGTGGAATCTGACAAATTGTCGTCTCAAGACCAACCACATTGGCCACCAAGGTTATCTGAATGTTGTGACTGTATCTCCTGATGGCTCTTTGTGTGCATCAGGTGGTAAAGATGGTATGGCTATGCTGTGGGACTTGAATGAAGGCAAGCACTTGTACACTCTAGAGGGGGGTGACATTATTAACTCCCTGTGCTTCAGCCCCAACAGGTACTGGCTCTGTGCTGCTGTTGGACCCACCATTAAGATTTGG GATCTGGAGGGTAAGTCTCTCGTGGATGAGCTCACTTTGGACGTCATCAGTATGGGTGGAAAACCGCCTTCTGCAGATTGTATGTCGCTTGCATGGTCAGCGGACGGCCAAACCCTGTTTGCAGGGTACACGGACAATCTCATCCGTGTATGGCATGTTACGCGAGTGGGGGCCTAA